The DNA sequence AGGGCGAGGGCCTTGGTGAGCGCCTTTTCTGCATCGCGATAATTGCGGCTATAGAACAAGATCTTGCCGTGCATCGTCCATACTTTATAATCATTCTTGGCCTTGGCGAGTGTTTCATCGCTGATGGCGCGGGCTTCTTCGTAGCGTCCGAGGAACATGAGGGCATCCATGAGGGTTTCGCCAAGTTCCTTGCTCATGCCAAAGCGACCGCGGATGCCGTACAAAATATCGACGGCTTCGGCGTACTGGTCAAGGCCCATGTATGTCTTTGCGAGGTAAACGCCCAGGCGTGAACTCGGCTGCGTATCGAAAAGTCTCTGCACCACAATGAGGGACTGGTGGCGCTGTCCCAAGCCCCAGAGGGCATCGCTCAAGTTGATGACGTATTCCGGATTGTTTGGTGTGTAGCGGAGGGCCGCTTCGGCGCATTCACGGGCATGGCCGTAGTCGAACAAGGCTTCGTACATTTCGCCGAGAATGGAGAGCAACTTGCCGTTTTTACGCACGAGATCCATCTGGCTTGTGAAATAGCTGATGCCGGGGCCGTAAAGTTCCTTCATCTGGTACACAAAGCCGCAGTTGATCAAATAGAGCGGTTCTTCCGGGTCCATCTTGTTTGCGCGTTCAAAGTAGCTGAGGGCCACAAACGGCTGGTCTTCGAGCAAGCGGAGAATCCCGACCTGGCTCATGACGGCGGCGTTGAACTTGTTCTGCTTTTTGCGGGATTCTTCGTCACTTGCGGTCTTGGGCATGGCACCGACCTTGAGGCCGCTAATCGCGTTTTTCATGACGGATGCGTATTTCTTTTTGTTGATGCCCTGTGTCCAAGTGGCAATCAAGATGCCGCGTCCGTTATCGTAGAAATATCTACCTGTATAATAGAAGTCAAATTTATTGACGACGTGGGTGAGCGTGAATTCCTGGGCGTAGCGGTCACCGACCTTGACGCGCTGGACTTCAAAACCAGCTTCGTTCATGGAAAGTCCAAGACGGTTCAGAAGAACCTTAAACATGTCTTGCTGGCTGACTTCGTCGCCCGGGACAATTGCTCCGTATACAAAAAGCGAAATATCTTCTTTCTTGTTGCTGAGCACCAGGTCCGGGTCTTCATTCTGGCGGGCGACACTGGCCCAGGTGTGCCAAAGCGTATCGCTTGTGCTCCAGGAATAGCCGAGATCTGCGCTAGAATGCTGCATGATGCGTTCGGCAGAGAGTTCCGAAACTTCTTCTTTCACGACGTCTTTCAGCTTGAATGTCGCAAAGAAGTCTTTCCATTCTTGCTTGAGGGCGCCTGCGGTGAGCTGCGTGTCCGTTGCGGAAAGTGTGAGCGTGAAAATTCGATTCCCGGCGCCAATCACGAGACCGACTGCTTCGTAAGGCGTGTCGTAGCGCTTGCCGGCCACATCAAAGAATGCGCCTGTGGTGCCAAAAGCTTCTTCCGGGTAAGTTTCGGCGAGGGTCGCCTTCTTGCCGCTCGATTCGAACGACTGCATTTCGATTTGGGCGCGGTCCATGAGACGGAGCGGTTCACCTTCGGGGAGCATCACTTCGACGAGAACGGCTCGGCGCCCTGTCTTCGGGTTGTAAAATTCATAGGGGGCATTGTCTTCGCCGCCGATGATTGTCCATCCGTTGTCAGGTGCGGTAAATGTGCAACCGCTCGTTTCTATTGTACCGCCGGTAGCGATTGTGGTCGGAGCTTCTTCGGTAACATAGTCCGATGCTGAATCGTCGTCGTATGCTTCGGTTGTTTCTGAAACTTCTTGCGTTGGGGTCGGATTCACTTCGGGTGTATTGTTGCCGGCGCAGGAAATAAGGAAAAACAATCCGAAAGCCGCTGTAAGACGGGCGCATAAATTTTCTTTTTTTACAAACGAATAACGCATAATAATCTCGGGAAAAATGTTTAACACTCTAATTTTAGAAAAATAGGGTAGGACAAAGTAGCGCTTTGCGATACAAACGAGAATAATCTTATTATCCTTTCTTAATCTTTACATTGCAAAAAAATGGACTTATGTTAGATTTGGCTAAGAAAAAGGTGGGGGCTAACCTCACATGGCAGTCTTAACCCATTTGGACGGTTTTAGACCCATAAAATAGGATCCCAAATCTCTTTTTTTTCGATTATTACTACACAAAAATCCCGATTTTTTGTATCTTTCCTGCCAGCAAAGCTCCACCGTGTAGGTGGGTAGCAATTTCAACAATAAAAAAAGGATCCAATAATGGCTCTCAAACTCGGTATTAATGGTTTCGGTCGTATCGGCCGTATGGTCTTCCGCGCTGCTGTGGAAAACTTCTCCAAGGACATCACTGTTGTCGGTATCAACGACCTTCTCGACGCTGACTACCTCGCATACATGCTCAAGTATGACTCCGTCCACGGTCAGTTCAACCACGACATCAAGGTCGAAGGCAACTTCCTCATTGTTGACGGCAACAAGATCCAGATCTTCGCTGAAAAGGATCCGACCAACATTACTTGGGGCGCTCTCGATGTAGACGTCGTTGTTGAATCCACTGGTTTCTTCCTCACTGCAGAACTTGCTGAAGCCCACCTCAAGGCTGGTGCTAAGAAGGTCATCATGTCTGCTCCGTCTAAGGACTCCACTCCGATGTTCGTGTACGGCGTGAACGACAAGACCTATGCTGGTCAGAAGATCATCTCCAACGCTTCCTGCACCACTAACTGCCTCGCTCCGATCTCTAAGGTCCTCAACGAAAAGTTCGGCATCGTCCGTGGCCTCATGACCACCGTTCACGCTGCAACTGCTACTCAGAAGACCGTTGACGGCCCGTCCAAGAAGGACTGGCGCGGTGGCCGTGGCATCCTCGAAAACATCATCCCGTCTTCTACGGGTGCTGCTAAGGCTGTGGGTAAGGTTCTTCCGGAACTCAACGGCAAGCTCACTGGTATGTCTCTCCGCGTGCCGACTTCCGACGTTTCCTTCGTTGACCTCACTGCTGAACTCAAGAACGCTCCGGCTGCTGACAAGGACGCAGCATACGCAGCAATTTGCGCTGCTATGAAGGAAGCTTCTGAAGGCGAACTCAAGGGCATCCTCGGCTACACCGAAGACGCTGTTGTTTCTACCGACTTCCGCAACAATCCGTGCACTTCTATCTTCGACGCCAAGGCTGGTATCCAGCTCGACCCGACCTTCGTGAAGGTTTGCTCTTGGTACGATAACGAATGGGGCTACAGCAACAAGGTTTGCGAAATGGCTCGCGTTATCACCAACTACAAGGGCTAATTAAAGTTTAACTAGTGTTAGTGGTGTGGGCGTAACGCTCTAAGCAATTTGATTCCCGCACCTCCGCTAAAAAGCTTTTGGACCTCGCCACTCGGCGGGGTTCTTTTTTTGCGCCGAAGGCGCAGTAGGCAGTAGACGGTAGGCAGTAGGCTGTGGATTCTAAACAGGAATGTTATGAGATTGTTTTTATTTGTCATGCCCGACGCCGATCGGGCATCGCCCTCTCGTTTATGAAAAAAGGAGATTGAGTAAAGCTCGATGCCATCCCGAATCCCAGCTTCTCGTCATCCCGAATCCCGTAGGGATGAGGGATCCAGTTAAGGCTAGATTTTTACTGGATTCTGCTCCTACAAACAACTAATGACTATTGACTAATGACTAGCCACTAACCACTTCTTTCAGAAAATCTGCTTTGAGTTTGGAGAGGAGCGTTGCGGCCTGGCGCTTTTCTTTGCGCTGTTTGCGGTTGCAGAGCAGGGGCGCGATGACGCTTGGGTGGTGGAGTGCAAAAGGGAGTGAGGCTTCGGCGCCGAATGCTTTGGAAAGCACGATTGCCATTGACTTGTAATCGCGCAATCCTGCGAGACCGTGCACATTTTCAGTGTTGATTCTTTCCACTGCGCTTTCGGCTTCGTTGCTTGTCGCTTGAGCTACAAGATACGGCACTGAGAACATTTTGCCTCCGGCGTGCATCATGCGAAGTGTAAAGTCTGCAAGTCTTGCGTATTCAGGGAGCGTTGTGTCGAAACCGCCTGTGCGCTGAATAATGCGTCTCGAATAAATTCCGAGATACGGATGCGGTGCGGCGACGTAGCGCAGTGGGGCGTTCTCGTCGATTTCTACAAAGCCCGATCCTTTAGCGGCTGGCCTTAATAAAAATCCGCCTAAAAAATTTCCTTTGTCTGTACGAATGCGAGGCGCAAATGCATCGACCATCGGGAAGCTGTCTGTGACTTCTGCAACGTTGTTCAAAAAGTCGCGGTCGATCCTGATGCTTGGGTGCGCGAATACGACCCATTCTCCATCGATATCGTCCAGATGTTTGTTCCATTCGTTTGTATAGAACCAAGCTAGTTCTTTATCCGTGAATGGCGGTTGGGGACATTTCCCTAGAGATTCGTCAAAGTTTTCGTCAAAAACAAAAACGTCGAACTGGCGCATGGCTTATCTCAAATGATTCTAGAACTCTATGCGCAGACCAAGTCTGTGCTCATATCCCATGCTTTCGGCGAGGTACGAGAATGCGTAGTCAAAGCCGAACAGGTCTGAAGTGTAGCCAAGGCCGAGGCTGAACACGCGGGCTTCGTTCGATTCGTCGGGCCTGCTGGACGAAGATGCCAGCTCCTTGATGTCGCGGGACAGGTCGAGCCATGTACGTGTGAAACCTGCACGGATGCGGAAAAATTCTCCGAGCGCATATTCGGCGCCGAGGTTCAGGTCGGGTTCTGCATAGCGCGGAAAATCTGTTTCGGCAAACAAGGTCAAACGCGGGACGCTGCGCGGCTTGAGAAATCCGCCAAAGGCGAAAGTCTGTGATAATGGATAGGAGTCGTCGGCGTCTTTTTTCACATAGCCGCGAATCATTGCACCGAAATCTCTTGCCACAAAAGAGATGCCGTAATTTTTTGAATCAGACATCCAGGTCAAGCCCCAGTCGAATGCAGCTGCTAAAGCGGTTTGGTCACCAGACTCGCCAGTCAATTTGTCAGATGCGAACTTGAGCGTAGCACCAACACGGATGTGTTTCATCGGATAAGTTACCGTTGCCGTTGTCAGCTGGCTGAAGGGCTTGTATTCCTTACCTGTTTCTTGCCCGTATTCATCGTAACCTGTGATCGAACCGTAAGAAATCCAGTTGTACGAGAACTGTAGAATAAATTTCTGGTATTGCGTTGTGTACGAGAGCGTTCCCTGATTGCTGGCGAATTCACCTGTCTGCCAGTGGGCTTCGGCAACACGCTTTTTGCCCTCGGCAATGAGTACTGCAGCAGGGTTCAACTGAACAATGGACGGGTCCGTAGTCGGGAGTGCTGACGCCGATTTTTCGAGGGCTGCGTTACGCGGACTGTCGAAAGACGATAGAAATGAAAAAACTTCTTGCCCTGCATCGTGCTTTGAAAAGTAACCAAAATCTGCTGCGGGGCATGCAATTGCAATAGATGCTATCACGGAGAGTTTTTTCAATAAATCCATGATATAAATTTATAAAAAATCAGAAGAAAGTTTTTAAGTTATGAAGCTGTAAGCATATTTTTTTTGTTTATTACAGCTTATAATGCCTTTACAATATGGAAATGTTTTTGTATATTTGCTCCTGCTCGGGCTACTAGCTCAGTTGGTAGAGCAACGCCCTTTTAAGGCGTGGGTCGAAGGTTCGAGCCCTTCGTAGCTCAGTAATCGGTTCTGTTTAACGGAGCCGATTTTTTTATATTAAGACAAAAGTTTGTTTTTGTGAAAATTATATGGCAAGAGTTCCCTTTCTCGATTTGAAGCTTTTAAATGCTCCGTACATGGATGCATTGAAAAATGCCGCCTGTTCTGTTGTGGAATCGGGCTGGTATATCCGTGGGCATTTTTGTGAATGCTTTGAACAGGCATTTGCTGAATATTGCGGTGTGAAGTACGGCGTCGGCGTAGGGAACGGTCTTGATGCCTTAACCCTTATTTTGCGGGCGTCCATGGAATTGGGGCGCTTGCATGAAGGTGATGAAATTTTAGTGCCTTCGAATACGTTTATTGCGACTGTCCTTGCTGTTAGTGCTGTAGGGCTTAAGCCAGTGCTTGTGGAGCCATCTGCAAATACATACGATATGGATCCGAAGCAGCTTGAAAAAGCATGCGGTGCGCGAACCCGCGCCATTCTTGCGGTGCATTTGTACGGGCGCCTTTGTGATATGGATGAAATTTGTGAGTTTGCCAATACGCATGATTTGCTCCTGTTCGAAGACAGCGCCCAGGCGCATGGTGCTCGTATGAGCGATGGTCGCTGTGCGGGTTCGTTTGGATCGGCGGCTGGTTTCAGTTTTTATCCGACAAAGAATCTGGGGGCGCTTGGCGATGCGGGCATGGTCCTCACGAACGATGCCGATATTGCAAACATGGTGCGCGCTCTCGGGAATTACGGTTCTGAACGTAAGTATGTGAATAAATTCAAGGGCGTGAATTCCCGCTTGGACGAGATGCAGGCGGCGCTTTTGCTTGCAAAGCTTCCGCATTTGGACGAATCGAATGAACGCCGCCGAGAAATTGCGGTCCGTTATTGTTCTGAAATCAAGAATCCGAAGGTCATTTTGCCGGAGATTCCTGCGACGCCATCCGAGCATGTGTGGCATGTGTTCGTGATTCGTTTAAAGAGCGAAGAATCCCGCAATGAATTGCAGAAGTTCTTGGGTGCGCGTGGCATCGAGACGCTTATTCATTACCCGATTCCACCGCATCAGCAAGATGCGTATGCACACGAGTTTAATGGCGAGTATCCGATTGCTGAAACCTTGGCAAAGACGGTTCTCAGCATCCCCATGAGTCCTGTGATGACGGATGATGAAGTCTCCGAAGTGATTGGGGCGATTAATGAGTTCTAGGAATAAGATGTACAAAAAGGAGATGCCCGTTCGGTGGCGGGCATGACAACGAGTGGATAAGACTAAATCTGAACAGGTGAATTTTTGGAAAGCGTTTATGGGTTCGGGAATGGTGACTTTCCTGAATGCATTGCGTGTTTT is a window from the Fibrobacter sp. UWB4 genome containing:
- a CDS encoding DegT/DnrJ/EryC1/StrS aminotransferase family protein: MARVPFLDLKLLNAPYMDALKNAACSVVESGWYIRGHFCECFEQAFAEYCGVKYGVGVGNGLDALTLILRASMELGRLHEGDEILVPSNTFIATVLAVSAVGLKPVLVEPSANTYDMDPKQLEKACGARTRAILAVHLYGRLCDMDEICEFANTHDLLLFEDSAQAHGARMSDGRCAGSFGSAAGFSFYPTKNLGALGDAGMVLTNDADIANMVRALGNYGSERKYVNKFKGVNSRLDEMQAALLLAKLPHLDESNERRREIAVRYCSEIKNPKVILPEIPATPSEHVWHVFVIRLKSEESRNELQKFLGARGIETLIHYPIPPHQQDAYAHEFNGEYPIAETLAKTVLSIPMSPVMTDDEVSEVIGAINEF
- the gap gene encoding type I glyceraldehyde-3-phosphate dehydrogenase; this translates as MALKLGINGFGRIGRMVFRAAVENFSKDITVVGINDLLDADYLAYMLKYDSVHGQFNHDIKVEGNFLIVDGNKIQIFAEKDPTNITWGALDVDVVVESTGFFLTAELAEAHLKAGAKKVIMSAPSKDSTPMFVYGVNDKTYAGQKIISNASCTTNCLAPISKVLNEKFGIVRGLMTTVHAATATQKTVDGPSKKDWRGGRGILENIIPSSTGAAKAVGKVLPELNGKLTGMSLRVPTSDVSFVDLTAELKNAPAADKDAAYAAICAAMKEASEGELKGILGYTEDAVVSTDFRNNPCTSIFDAKAGIQLDPTFVKVCSWYDNEWGYSNKVCEMARVITNYKG